In the genome of Chryseobacterium arthrosphaerae, one region contains:
- a CDS encoding NAD(P)H-dependent oxidoreductase, whose product MKKIAIINGHPNKDSFNFGIVDAYKAGARESGAEIKEIAIANLRFDPNLRFGYQKRMELEPDLVRAWEIIQWADHLVWVHPVWWGGLPALTKGFIDRLFLPGFAYQYRKNSVWWDRLLKGKTAHIMTTLDQPGWYYRLMYGRPSVNQLKKSTLEFCGVKPVKVTYIGIIRNSEDEQRSKWLEKAKGLGRRLK is encoded by the coding sequence ATGAAAAAAATAGCCATCATCAACGGGCATCCGAATAAAGATTCCTTTAATTTTGGGATTGTGGATGCTTATAAAGCCGGTGCCAGGGAATCAGGCGCTGAAATAAAAGAAATTGCTATTGCAAATCTCCGTTTTGATCCCAATTTACGTTTCGGCTATCAGAAAAGGATGGAACTGGAACCGGACCTTGTCAGAGCCTGGGAAATCATTCAGTGGGCAGATCATCTGGTTTGGGTACATCCGGTTTGGTGGGGAGGTTTGCCGGCCCTTACAAAAGGATTTATAGACCGGCTTTTTCTTCCCGGTTTCGCTTATCAGTACAGAAAAAATTCTGTATGGTGGGACAGGCTTTTGAAAGGAAAAACGGCCCATATCATGACAACCCTTGATCAGCCTGGCTGGTATTACCGCCTTATGTACGGTAGGCCAAGCGTCAATCAGTTAAAAAAATCAACCCTGGAATTTTGTGGCGTAAAACCGGTAAAAGTAACCTATATAGGAATCATCAGAAATTCTGAAGATGAGCAGCGGAGTAAATGGCTGGAGAAGGCTAAAGGACTGGGAAGAAGGTTGAAATAA
- a CDS encoding LysE family translocator: MIPLQELSFFILVALVLVISPGPNMIYLISKSITQGKKSGFISLAGVVAGFLFHIVMVSFGLTAVLLAVPFAYGVLKTIGTVYLLYLAYQAIRPKSKNIFEVDHNGSHDSPKKLFTVGFLTNVLNPKVAVFYLSFFPQFIKPEYGSVFTQSLELGAVQVLVSFSVNFLIVLTAARVALFFSNNPAWIRAQKWFMAGVLTYLAVKMAFSKAK; encoded by the coding sequence ATGATTCCTCTTCAAGAACTTTCATTCTTCATCCTGGTGGCTCTGGTCTTAGTGATCAGCCCGGGACCTAATATGATCTACCTGATTTCAAAATCAATCACGCAGGGAAAGAAGTCCGGATTTATTTCTTTAGCCGGTGTGGTAGCCGGATTTTTATTTCATATCGTTATGGTGTCGTTTGGCCTTACGGCTGTTTTGCTGGCTGTTCCGTTCGCTTATGGGGTTCTCAAAACCATTGGAACCGTTTACCTTTTATACCTGGCTTATCAGGCGATCAGGCCCAAAAGCAAAAATATTTTTGAGGTAGATCACAATGGTTCACATGACAGTCCTAAAAAGCTTTTCACCGTCGGATTTCTAACCAATGTACTGAATCCGAAAGTGGCTGTATTCTATTTATCTTTTTTCCCGCAGTTTATTAAACCAGAATATGGATCTGTATTCACTCAGAGTTTAGAACTTGGCGCAGTTCAGGTTCTCGTAAGCTTTAGTGTCAATTTCCTGATTGTCCTTACTGCAGCAAGGGTTGCTTTATTTTTTTCCAATAATCCGGCATGGATCAGGGCTCAGAAATGGTTTATGGCCGGTGTTCTGACTTATCTGGCTGTGAAAATGGCATTTTCAAAAGCGAAATAG